Genomic DNA from Antennarius striatus isolate MH-2024 chromosome 16, ASM4005453v1, whole genome shotgun sequence:
gatgatggtgatgatgaagatgatgatggtgatggtgatgatgtgataatggtgatgatgatgatgatgatgatgatgatgatggtgatgatggtgatgatgatgatggtgatgatgatgatgatggtgatgatggtgatggtgatgatggtgatggtgatgatgatggtgatgaggatggtgatgataatgatgatggtgatggtaatggtcatgatgatgacggtgatgatgatggtggtaatgatgatggtggtggtgatgatggtgatgatggtgatggtgatgatgatggtgatgatggtgttggtgaagttgatggtgatgatggtgatggtgaagatgataatggtgatgatgataatggtgatgatggtgatgatgattgtgatgatggtgatgatgatgataatggtgatgatggtgatggtgatggtgatgatgatgatggttatggtgatgatgatggtgaagaatgatggtgatgatggtgatggtggtgaagatggtgatgatggtgaagttgatggtgatgatggtgaagatgatgatggtgatggtgatgatgatgtgataatggtgatgatgatgatgatgatgatggtgatgatggtgatgatgatgatgatggtgatgatggtgatgatgatgatgattataatggtggtgatgatgatggtgatgatgatggtgatgatggtgatggtgatgatggtgatgatgatggtgatgaggatggtgatgatgatgatgatgatggtgatggtaatggtcatgatgatgacggtgatgatgatggtgatggtgatgatggtgatggtgaagatggtgatgatggtgatggtgatgatggtgatgaccatcatcaccatcaccaccaccatgatggtgatgatgatgataatggtgatgatggtgatgatgattgtgatgatggtggtgatgataatgatggtggtgatgatgatgatagtgatgatggtgatggtgatgatggtgatgatgatgatggtgatggtgatgatggtgatgatgatgatgatgatgatgatgatgatgatggtgatgatgacgagcatTGCGGATCACAGTTCCTGTAAAGAGACGCTACTGTTGAGCGTTGCTAGTCCGTGCTAGCGACTCCAGCTAACAGCGTGGGGGTGTGACTGCCCAGCTGGTGCCTGTCCCTTTAAGAGTGTGTGCTCCTGTCGACTGGGGGGTGTGCGCCCGACTGGAATGACAACCACGTGAGGAACAAACCGTGATGCACGCCGGCGAGGAGCCACGGCGTGAAGACGACACCAGTACGACCTGGGTGGGGTCACCCGGACCCGGGTCTGGTCAACCGTGTCTCCAGGTCCCAGACGTGTTGCGTGTTTCGTAAGCGTGTTGTGACATGATTGATAGCTGATGGCgtgcctcccccccccacccacaatGTGACAAAGTGTGTCGGACGTTCTGACGCAAGAGCAGGGTTCTGTTGTTGTGTCGGGTGTCACGGCGCCATGGCAACGCAAAGGCTGCCTATAATTACGCCTCTATTTAAAACCCACAGGGTCACACAGGACAGTCCAGCTCCTCCGCTGGGGGGTCACATCTTGGAAGGGTCTGGAGAACCCAGCAGAGGCTTGGCTCCGCCCCGTGGGCCGGGCCTCCATTCTGGTTGTGTTGACTAATTCATCTAGGCTAACCCGGTTCTAGCTCATCCAATGAGAACACGAGTTGTCTCAcgttactttatttatttgttcgaGTTCCAGTTCAACATGCAAACAATTACATCACAACCCAGTGGCCACGCCCACAGAGGAGTCAGCCAATCACGTTGTTTCCTGCTTGTCCCTCTGCTGGTTGGCTGGATTGGAAACAAACGGGTCGGACCACGTTCTGGAAGGCCTCAGAACCAGTTCCGTCTCAGACCCAGTTCACGCTGGACAGACGCTATTGGTTCACCGCCCGGCCTTCAATCTAATGTGTCTCCACCAGATCCGTCCCGTTCAGGTTCTGATCCGGATGGAGGCGGCTTCAGAAGGTCCTGATGGAGAAACGGACTGAAGTCCTCAGGAAGTCATGTGACATATTTACACAGAGGATAACTGAGGAGAACACGCTAATGTCCTCTGGGTTATATACGTGATCTAATGCTAAATGAGCGATCATGTTTGGTGCCATATGTGAGCCATCAGCCCCCCcacagccccgcccctcagccccgcccctcagctCAGCACCAGATTAATGGGACGCTTCCTGCTCCTGAGCGCCGGTGATTCATCGTCACTGCGTTCCATCCCGTTTGGCCGGGTTCCCAGCGCCAGATGCTCCACATCTGTTCCACCAACGAGTTCTGCTGGGGGGTCCAGCATCCAACCTCCTCTGTTAACAGCCAGTCCCGGGGCCGCCGCCGGCCCCGGGGCCGCCGCCGGGCCGGACAGGACGCCAGGATCAGGTGAAGATGCCCCTGTGGCCGGCAACCAGTGTGGTCTGGCTCTCCCGCCGCcgctccttcttcctctccagcCTCAacctccagcaggtggcgctggaCGCCAGCAGGACCAGACCGGCCGACAGCAGCACCAGCCCGAAGTAGGAGATGGTGGAGCCGTGGGAGTTGAAGCTGTACGCCACGGCGGTGACCACGATACCGGCGATGAGGACCACCACGCCGAACGGGATGGTGCAGCGGTAGCAGGACAGCTCCGCCCCACCGGTGGCCGCCGTCAGCTGGACCTCGTTGACCAGCGGGATGTTGACCGTCGTCTCTGGACCTGCAGGACTCTCGTGGTGGTTGGCCTTCTCGTGGGGCGCTTGGGTTCTCATGGCGTCCTGATGAGCGTCTTCTGGCATCGCAAGACGGAGGACCTTCTGCTAAACGACCCCAGATGTTTCCGTCGTTTCTCGCCTCCTGTCTTTGCAGGGTCTGTTTGGGTCTTTCAGAGTCTTTTAGGGTGTTCCCAGGTCTTCCCAGGTGTTTTAGGGTCTTCTCAGGTCTTCCCAGGTCTTCTCGGTCTTCTGGTCTGTGGACAAACAGAACACTCATGACGTGACAGTCGGACTGGTTGCTCAACGCTGACACGCCGCAGATGCTTTTTGTTAGCATTCAACTCGTTTCACAATCCCTCCGCCGCTTTAAACGAGCGCTTTGCACAACCCCCCCCagtgcccccaccccacccccaacccgcCGGAGGGGTCCGCTGGAATGACGCAGGAGCGGTGAGCCCAGCACGAGCTGAGACATTCCCTGGAGAGCGCAGGATATGATATTACaagctgccccccccatccGTCTGCCCCGTGGAACAAGAACAGCCCCCCCCTCTGTCTGCTGGGTGGAAGCTGGGATCTGACTGACTGGACTCCCAGTGGTCAGGAATTCCTGGgcgacagaaacaaacaaggcCGCTGACCAAAAAGACCACAACCAAAGAGACCACAACCAAAAAGACCACCGACCAATAAGACCTTCGACCAAAAAGACCACCGACCAAAAAGACCACAACCAACAAGACCACCGACCAATAAGACCACTGACCAACGAGACCACCGACCAACGAGACCACCGACCAACGAGACAACCGACCAATAAGACCACCGACCAATAAGACCACCGACCAATATGACCACCGACCAACGAGACCACCGACCAATAAGACCACCGACCATTAAGACCACCGACCAACGAGACCACAACCAACGAGACCACCGACCAACAAGACCACCGACCAATAAGATCACCGACCAATGAGACCACCGACTGAGACCACCGATAAACAAGACCACCAGCCAACAAGACCACCAGCCAACAAGATGACCGACCAACAAGACCACTACCCAACAAGACCACTACACAACAAGACAACCGACCAACAAAA
This window encodes:
- the tmem100a gene encoding transmembrane protein 100, which gives rise to MPEDAHQDAMRTQAPHEKANHHESPAGPETTVNIPLVNEVQLTAATGGAELSCYRCTIPFGVVVLIAGIVVTAVAYSFNSHGSTISYFGLVLLSAGLVLLASSATCWRLRLERKKERRRESQTTLVAGHRGIFT